The sequence below is a genomic window from Polyangiaceae bacterium.
CTATATGTCGCCGGAGCAGGCGCGGGGTGAGCGAGTCGACTTCCGTACGGATATATATGGGGTGGGGGCGATCCTCTATGCCTCGCTCACGGGGCGGGCGCCTTACGAGCGCGAGACCTTTCAGATGACCGTGCTCGCGGTGATGAACGGTGATCCGCTGCGTCCCCGCGCCATCGATCCGAACATCCCGGCGACCCTCGAGGTGATGATCCAGAAGTCGATGGCTCGTGATCCCAACGAGCGCTACGCGAACCTCGAAGAGTTCAGCATGGCCCTCGAGCGTTTCGACGAGACAGCGCTCAATACAGCCATGACAGCGCTCGCGCCTGCACGCGCCCCGCAGATTTCAGAGTTGGCGCTTGCCGAGGAATCGACGGAGGCGGAGTCGGCCCGTGTTCAGCTCACGCTGCTCTCACTGCTCGGCTTGGTGCTGGTAAACGCGACCCTGGTCACGGCGGTGATTAGCGCGCTCGAGCTCTTCGTCTTCAAGCGTTCAGCGACCGGGGTCGAGCTTGGTCTGGTGATTGGAGCGATCGTCGGCACGACCTTCACGCCTGCCGTGCTGGCCTATGCCCGCGTGCGCAAGAACGTTTGGAACAACAGCGCGCGGGTGATCGAGCTCCTTGGCACTATCCGCGCGGTATTGGTCGCTGGCGGCGCCGCGTACGGTTTGGCTGCCATCATCGTGCGCATCCATGACGGTTTGATCTCCATTGGCCAACCCGCCCTCGGGCGCGCGGTGGCGACGGGGTGGGCTGGCTGGAGCTCGGTGTTCTTCGCCGTGGCGGCGTTGGCTGCTGGCGCAGCGTTCCTGCGACGACTGCTCTTGCGGTCCAAGGCTGGCCGCGTGCGCAAGTTCTTGGTCGGTCCGCTTCTGGTAATGCTCACCCTGGCGGGCATGGGAGCCGTGCTCCGGCTGGGTTTCCAAAGCGGCAGCAGCGCCTCCCAGCAGATGCTCGCGGAGCTGCGTCTGCCGACGGCTGCGCCAGGGCCCGCGGTGAGCAGCGTGGTGCCAGCGCCATTGACGAGCGTGGCTGACGCGAGCGACGCCGGGACGGTCAGCGCCCCGGCTACCTCCAAGACGGCGTCCGCTGCAGAGCTTGGAGCTGCAAAGGCGAAAGGTCTTGCCGGGCTTTTGCCGCTGCGCCAGCGCTACCCCGAGGATCCAGATGTGTTGCGGCCCCTGGCGGTCGCGTTCGGAGAGGACCCGCGCACCTACAACGACGCGATCGGCGCGCTCAAGCAGCTCTTCAAGTTGGTGCCCAAGGACGCAACGGATCGTCAGCTGCGTACCCTGGTGATCAAGATTGCGGCCTCTGGCAAGAGCGCGACGGAGCCCGCCCTGGAGCTCATGAGCAAGGGTATGGGGACCGCTGGCCCAGATATTCTTTATGATCTGTACCTGACCAGCAATCAGCTGCGCCCGCGCATTCAACGTATCCTCGAGGATAAGGACGTGCGCTCCACGGCTTCCCCCTCGATGTTGATCGCCTACGACCTGCGCAGCACGGAGTCGTGTGCGGCAAAGGTGCCCCTGCTGGAGCGCGCAAAGAAGGATGGTGACGAGCGCAGCATAGCCACGCTGCAGATGCTTAGCTCTCGCACCAAGAAGGGCTGCGGATACAGAAAAAAGAAGCCTTGCCCGGCTCCCTGCGGCGCGCAGATCAAGCAATTCGTCGGTACCGTCAGCGAGATCCAGAAGCGCCTAGACGCGGAAGAGAAGGCCGTCGAGAGCGGGGTCGATGGGGGTGGGGAAGACGCGAGCGCTGGGTGACGTTCGGTCACCCACACGGGCGTAAACAGACGTTCACCTTGAATCTCCGCGCTCCCTCACGGATCCCATTGAAGCCGGTTGCCCATGTCGTGGTCGCCGTTGCCGTAGGTGTGTTTCCGCGCTGTAACAAGGGCGCCCGATGCGCCTTGGCACACCACCGCAAGCGACGTGCAGCAGCAGCGGGGGCGGCGGTCCCTCGGGAGTCAGCCTAGGGTCGCTGAGCGGCGCGCCTCCCCCCAAGCTCGGAGAGTCGTGCTAGACTGTCTGGGTGACAGCACCCGCGAAGAAGCGCGCGACGTATCAGGACGTGCTCGACGCGCCACCCAACATGGTGGCTGAAGTGCTGCTCGGGGAGCTTCACCTGAGCCCGCGTCCGGCGCGGCGCCACGGAAAGGCGGCCTCGACCCTAGGGATGGAGCTTGGCGGCGCCTTCGAGCGCGGACGTGGCGGCCCAGGGGGTTGGGTGATTTTCGATGAGCCCGAGCTTCACCTTGGGGAAGACATCTTGGTCCCAGATCTCGGCGGCTGGCGCACCGAACGATTCCCGCTGGGGGCTGATGAAGAGGCGTACTTCGTGACTCCTCCTGACTGGGTTTGCGAAGTGCTCAGCCCGAGCACGTCTCGCTATGATCGGACGGATAAGCTCACGATCTATGCCCGCGAACGGATCCCCTACGTCTGGCTGGTCGATCCGCGGGAGCGCACCTTGGAGTGTTACGTCTTGGAAGGCTCGGCGTGGAAGCTCGTGGGGAGTCATCGAGATTCCGCGGTTGTCCGAGCCCCGCCGTTTGAAGTCTTCAACCTGGAGCTGGGCGCGTTGTGGCTCCCTGAAGCCTAGGTTGACGGGGCGCTACTTTCGGGCCGGCTTGCAGCGCTTGAGGTCCGCGCGATTCACGAGAAAGAAGAGCTGCTCTTCGCCCTCGGGCCAGATCCAGCTCTGCCAGAGATCGACGAGGACGAAGCTCGGATCGGCCGCTGGGCGCTGTTGCTCCGCAAAGCGTGTTCCAGCTCGCAGCAGACCAACCGCTTGAGGTTGACCTGGCACATTCCCTAGGAACAACGGCAGCTCGTCCTCGCATGCCGTGAACTCGACGTCGCGGGGCACGCGGCCGTAGCCTCGTCCACCGCCGCCCATCCCGCGCAATCCAAAGCCACCCGGAGCTGGGTCGTCCTGCAGGAAGCTCACGGGGACCCACCCGGTGAGTACCGCGTCCGTGTCGGTCGCCTGAATGCGCGAGTAGCTCCCAGCACGCTCGAGCTCCAGACAGGCGATAGTCGCGTCTCCCCGGGGCAACGTGAGGCTCACCGGGCCGTCGGGTTTCACGCTCACCGGCGCCGCGCCCACGAGCAGCTTGGGTGCGCCGTCGGCTGCGATATCCACCTCGTAGCTTGCCTGGTTCAGGCCCAGATCAGCGCATTGTGCCTCGGCCTCGGCCACCAGGTGATTCAACGCGGCGCCGGCCTGGTAGCGGATGGTTCCGGAGTTTGCGTCATCACTGCGCCACTCGATGGCAGCGCTTGGGGTAGGCGTCAGCACGCCAGCGATCGCAATCCCGCGCCGTAGGTGGAGCGGATGTTCTTCCGCGTCGTAGGGCGTCCAGAGCACGACGCCGTTCGACTCAAGCGTGAGCCGCGGAGCGCGACCCCCGAGCGCCACGCTCGCGGCGGCGTCAACCAGCGTTGCTAGCTTGGCGCCCCGGGCGGATAGCCGAAGCGCCACACTCGCGTCCAACGTGCCTTCGCTGACGACGCACGTCTTGGGTTTTGTTCGCGTTCGCGGAGCCTCAGCGGGAGAGTCCGCGGCGATCGGCATGGGTTGCTTCGCCTCTGGAGGCTGCGGTCGCGACGTGGTGCAGCCCCACGCGAACGTGCAAACAAGGGTGAAGCTCAAGCGTCGAAGCATGCGGTGTGCGAGACGCTGCCAGCCATGAAGCGTGAGCGCAACTCGCGTGGCGCCAGGCGCGATGTTGACTCCTGACGGAAACTAACCGAGAGAGCCAAGCAGTGAACGACCCCCGCATGCATTCGCTGGTTGATGCGTTCGTCGCCGATCTCCGCGAGATTGTGCGTCAAGCGACTCTGGAGCAACTCGCGTTGCTGTTGGCTGCGCGCTCGCGCGCGAGTGCCGCACCGCAGGCGCTGCAAGTCGCACCGCTCCGCGAAGCTCGCCGCGCTGTACGCGCGCCCCGCAAGCGCCAGGTGGTTCCTGTGGCTGCGCCGGAGAGTCGTCCGGGTGCACCTCGCGAGAAGCGAGTTAAAAGCCGCAAGGAAACGCAGGCCAGCGCGTTGTTCGCTGGAGAGACAGCGCCTCCTGCCGCTCCGCCCGCCGAGCCAGAGACTCATCCCTTCGTCCTGCGCCGCAACGGCGAGCGCGTTCGGCGCTTGAAGTAGCAGAGCTTCGCTTCTTTCGCTCGATCTCGATACCGCGGGGAAACATTCCCGTGCAACGCTTCGGCACTATTCTGCGTTCGATAGCTTGTGAGTAGCGCGCTTCGCAGCGCTTGTTGCGGGGAGCACCCGCTACGTTACGGAAGCTGCCTGGCGAGGCGCTCGCCATTGTGCGCAACCCCTGCGCGCGCGGCGTTTTCAGCAGCGGTCGGACCAAGTCGGCTGATTGACGAGTGGGGGCTCCGAGGATTAGCGAAGAGCCAACAGGAGGACCTTCCATGTTGGTTAAGCACCCCGCAGATCGTCGCACGCTGCTTTGGACCTTGGTGCTCACGCCAGGGCTCGCAGTGTTGCACTACGTTCGCCCCGACCTCGCTTGGTGGCTGTTCCCCGCGAGCATGTACTTCGCCGTGAGCTGCGCCGTCATCGCGCACAACCACATGCACCGGCCGACGCTCAAGTCGAAGCTAGGCAATCGCCTGTTCTCCCACTGGATATCCATTTTCTACGGCTACCCAGTGTTCGCCTGGACGCCGACGCACAACCTGAACCACCACCGCTATCTCAACAAGCACGGTGACGCGACCATTACCTGGCGCTTCACCAACAAGCACAACGCCCTCGTGGCGGGCACGTACTTCTTTGTGTCGGCGTACTACCAGGGCTTCTGGATCAAGGACTACATTCGCCAGGCGAAGCAGAAGAACCCGGCGCTGTACCGACGCATCCTGACCCAATACACCGTCACGTACGGCGCACATCTGTTGCTAGCCGGTTTGGCTATCGCACTCTTCGGAGTTGCCGCGGGGATCAAAGTCTACGCGCTCTCCTTGGGGATCCCGGCGTTCTTCGCGCTGTGGACCGTGATGCTGTTCAACTACACCCAGCACGTCCACACCGACCCCTGGTCGGAGCTGAATCACTCGCGGAACTTCACGGGGAAGCTGCTGAACTTCCTGCTCTTTGGAAACGGCTATCACACCGTGCACCACAACAAGGCCAACTTGCATTGGGCAGACGCCGCAGCCGCTCACGACTTGATCAAGGACCAAATCGACCCTCGGCTCTGCCACAGAAGCATGTGGTGGTTCTTCTTCCAACAGCACGTGCTGGCTTTGTTCGTGCCGAGGCTCGGAACAGTTCAGGTTGGACGGGCTCCGTTCGATTGCCCCGAGGAAGAGCGTCATGAAGATGCTCCCGATGTGGTGGATCTCAGCCCTGGAGCGGAAGCCGTTGCAGGAGGTTCGATCTGAGCGTGCATCCCGCTGCACTGTCGCCAGGCGCTGCAGAAAGTAAAAGTTTCGCCTTCTCGCGGCCCTCCGAGCGGTGGGTAACTCAGGGTGCGAAACAGCTTCCGCACCTGGGCTTTGAGTTGCCCAGGTTCACCCGCTGATTGGCTAGTGGTTCAGACCCCAGGTGACTCATGGCTGTCTTCGATTTCACGGACGAGTTTCAGCGTACAGTTGATCGGTGGGATGGAACCATTGGGCCACCCAGCGCAGAGAACCGAAAGCTGAATCGGATCCGAGTCTACAAGAACGGGTTCGTCGAGCACGTGCTCGCGAGTTCTCACCCGCTGCTGCCCGGAGTGTGGTTTGGCTGGGCAGTCGTTTATGGGGGCTTCCTCACCCTCTCATCAGCTCCCGGGCGCGGCGGCCGTGTTTGGCTCTTTGCAGGCGGCGTCCTGGGATTCAGCCTGCTCGAGTACCTGCTGCATCGCTTCGCGTTTCACTGGGATCCGGGCGATGATCGGCGCGCCAAGGTGCGGCTCTTCTTGATGCATGGGTTGCATCACGAGTTTCCAAACGACAAGCGACGACTGGTGGCTCCGCCGTTGATGAGCTGGCCGATTGCCGCCATCTTGTTCGCTCTGTACTGGCTGTTGCTTGATAGAAACAGCGCCTTCGTGCTCTTCGGTGGGACCTGCGCCGGCTACCTGGCATACGATTGGATCCACTACTACACCCACCATTTCCGTAGCCCGAAGACTCGCGTCGGCAAGCTCCTGCGTCGCGCCCACGCCGTGCATCACTTCAAGCTGCCGCTGCTCAACATGGGGATCAGCTCGCCGCTCTGGGACTGGGTGTTCGGCACGTTCGCCTGGTCGGAGGAGACGATGCGAGCCGCCCTTCGTGAGACGAAAGCCGCCGAGGCAGAGAGCGATGCGGCAGAACGCCGCGAACCGGCGCGAGCCGGGGTGGGGCGCTCAGGGGGCCATCGTTCGGCGGAGATCAGCTCCGCCGAGTGACCCAGCGCTAGGGAAAAGCACTTGGCGCCGCCAATCCACTCCGGCGCGCCGCGAGTGCCCGTGTATGCTGAGTGCATGCGCTGGCTGGCTCTTGTGCCGTGTTTGTTGGTCGTCGCCTGTGGCGGCGCTGGCGGGGGCGGCAACAGCGAACCGGCGACTCCCGAGGCGCCCAAGGCTCCGTCGAGTGAAGAACTCCCGGAAGAAGCTTCGCGGATCTACGAACAACTGGAGTCGTGTAAGACGGCCGTAAGCAACGCGGGGATCAGCCTTCGCTGTCAGGGCTTCGCGATTCAGCTGGGGCAAGTCGTGATTCAGGAGAACATCACCGACGAGGTGCTGCGCGAAACCGAGAGCATTGCCATCGGCGGCGTCGAGAAGTCCTGGGGGATCCCCGTGGAAAGGTTCCCAGTCGATCTGGGCGGCGTTCCCGCTACGAGCTTTCCCCCGCCTGACGCAGGCCACCCGGGAGGGCTTGCGGTATCGACTGCAGTTTCAGCTTCGAAAGTGCTGATCACGATGTGCCTCGGGCCGCCATGTCCGCGCTTGATGGGCCATGCGCCGTCGTTCTTCCAGGCCGTCGATCGCTTTCTCGATGAGCACCCACCCGCGCCCGCCGGCTGAGAGCAGGCAGCGGGCGAGCGCGTGTTGGTTGAGAGCTCAGCCGATCCAGGTGGCTCAGCTGACGAGGGCGTAGAGCAAGACTTGGCCGTCGGCGAGCAACGGTCCGGCGGCGCTCTGGAGCTCCTTCCAGGTCTTCACTTCGTCCGGAGCGTCTGCGGGGACCGGGAGGAAGTGCTGGGTCAGGAAGTAGTCCTTCGAGGTCGGAGAGCTTGACCAGGCGCGTACTGCCAGGTACTTGATGCCTGCGGCACGCGCTTCCTCGCGGATCTTATCCAGGATCGCGCTGCCGACGGGGTGCTCCTGGTAGTCGGGGTGTACGGCGAGCTCTTCGATGTAGCCCACGCCCGGCTCCTCGTCACGCCACGCTCCGTAGCCCGCGATGTGTTCATCTGCTTCCGCGACGCGCACGTTGTGCTTACGAGGGAGCTGAGCGATGTCTCGTAGACTGCGCACCGGCAGCGCCGCTTCCGTCACGCCGTGATGGTGGTGTTGGGCTTTGCAGAGCTGCTCTATCTCCAGCACTGGGTCGAGGTGAATGTCTTGGAGTCCAACGACACGGATCTTGGAAGGTGCAGGCGCTTCGTGCATGGCGCGAGTAAACCAGAGCGCGAGGCCGGTTGAAACCGTGAACCAGCGCGCCTCACCCCCAAACCCAAGGGGGCGAGCGTTCGCGCTTTCGCGGCCCTTGATCTCGCGCAATGGCTGCGTCATGCGATGGGTATGTGGGGGGAGAGGCGCAGTATCTCGGCGCGGCGGTGCAGGCTCTCGGCGCGGTGTGTCTCGGCACGGTCGCGAGTGTCTCGGGGCGGCGTGTGACGCGGCGCACCGTGCGGCTACTACCGGCACTCGCCGTGACGCTTGCCCTGTCCCTCTCGCACCGCGATGTACGGGCCGAAAGTGGCTGCGGCGACTTCGGTTCTCTCGGGGTCGTGCTGGCGAGCGCTGGTGCGTTTCTGGTTGGGAGTGTCGGCTCCGCCACCTCTGCCGGGGTACTTGCCGCGGGGAATGAAGACAAGGACTTCAGCTTCTTCAAAGGATTCGCCTACGGCGAGCTTGGGGTAGCTATCTACAGCGTGAGCTACCTCGCCTTGGACAACGCCCTTGGTTGCGCGATCGTGAACGATGCGGACGGCTACCCTTGGAGCGTG
It includes:
- a CDS encoding Uma2 family endonuclease, with the protein product MTAPAKKRATYQDVLDAPPNMVAEVLLGELHLSPRPARRHGKAASTLGMELGGAFERGRGGPGGWVIFDEPELHLGEDILVPDLGGWRTERFPLGADEEAYFVTPPDWVCEVLSPSTSRYDRTDKLTIYARERIPYVWLVDPRERTLECYVLEGSAWKLVGSHRDSAVVRAPPFEVFNLELGALWLPEA
- a CDS encoding GNAT family N-acetyltransferase; amino-acid sequence: MTQPLREIKGRESANARPLGFGGEARWFTVSTGLALWFTRAMHEAPAPSKIRVVGLQDIHLDPVLEIEQLCKAQHHHHGVTEAALPVRSLRDIAQLPRKHNVRVAEADEHIAGYGAWRDEEPGVGYIEELAVHPDYQEHPVGSAILDKIREEARAAGIKYLAVRAWSSSPTSKDYFLTQHFLPVPADAPDEVKTWKELQSAAGPLLADGQVLLYALVS
- a CDS encoding fatty acid desaturase, producing MLVKHPADRRTLLWTLVLTPGLAVLHYVRPDLAWWLFPASMYFAVSCAVIAHNHMHRPTLKSKLGNRLFSHWISIFYGYPVFAWTPTHNLNHHRYLNKHGDATITWRFTNKHNALVAGTYFFVSAYYQGFWIKDYIRQAKQKNPALYRRILTQYTVTYGAHLLLAGLAIALFGVAAGIKVYALSLGIPAFFALWTVMLFNYTQHVHTDPWSELNHSRNFTGKLLNFLLFGNGYHTVHHNKANLHWADAAAAHDLIKDQIDPRLCHRSMWWFFFQQHVLALFVPRLGTVQVGRAPFDCPEEERHEDAPDVVDLSPGAEAVAGGSI
- a CDS encoding serine/threonine protein kinase, which produces MPSKSPSDKTSGEKPTVVDGSSNPKASEGPLSSPLSAPQSSKRGAPASAQPAAAYQNFDSYDSEEVEMLDELLGATLHDTYRLVGLLGEGGMSRVYEGQHTRIEGKRYAIKVLRADMVSHGEVARRFRREAKAVASVSHPNVLDIYDIGETPDGRPYLVTEFLTGESLGDRLDRERVLSVSMAAHVVRSVCAGVSAAHEVGVIHRDLKPDNVFLVGDPNHPQVKVLDFGLARLRDTDDSNLTRTGVVMGTPGYMSPEQARGERVDFRTDIYGVGAILYASLTGRAPYERETFQMTVLAVMNGDPLRPRAIDPNIPATLEVMIQKSMARDPNERYANLEEFSMALERFDETALNTAMTALAPARAPQISELALAEESTEAESARVQLTLLSLLGLVLVNATLVTAVISALELFVFKRSATGVELGLVIGAIVGTTFTPAVLAYARVRKNVWNNSARVIELLGTIRAVLVAGGAAYGLAAIIVRIHDGLISIGQPALGRAVATGWAGWSSVFFAVAALAAGAAFLRRLLLRSKAGRVRKFLVGPLLVMLTLAGMGAVLRLGFQSGSSASQQMLAELRLPTAAPGPAVSSVVPAPLTSVADASDAGTVSAPATSKTASAAELGAAKAKGLAGLLPLRQRYPEDPDVLRPLAVAFGEDPRTYNDAIGALKQLFKLVPKDATDRQLRTLVIKIAASGKSATEPALELMSKGMGTAGPDILYDLYLTSNQLRPRIQRILEDKDVRSTASPSMLIAYDLRSTESCAAKVPLLERAKKDGDERSIATLQMLSSRTKKGCGYRKKKPCPAPCGAQIKQFVGTVSEIQKRLDAEEKAVESGVDGGGEDASAG
- a CDS encoding sterol desaturase family protein — encoded protein: MAVFDFTDEFQRTVDRWDGTIGPPSAENRKLNRIRVYKNGFVEHVLASSHPLLPGVWFGWAVVYGGFLTLSSAPGRGGRVWLFAGGVLGFSLLEYLLHRFAFHWDPGDDRRAKVRLFLMHGLHHEFPNDKRRLVAPPLMSWPIAAILFALYWLLLDRNSAFVLFGGTCAGYLAYDWIHYYTHHFRSPKTRVGKLLRRAHAVHHFKLPLLNMGISSPLWDWVFGTFAWSEETMRAALRETKAAEAESDAAERREPARAGVGRSGGHRSAEISSAE